A window from Drosophila kikkawai strain 14028-0561.14 chromosome 2L, DkikHiC1v2, whole genome shotgun sequence encodes these proteins:
- the LOC108074511 gene encoding cytochrome c oxidase assembly factor 1 homolog yields the protein MPTIKLSIGLPSRRTFGSICILGALASISGLAYMRWRHENLVRRTEYYQMAIQQVRQHSGAVDLLGMPIRETGFNLSNEKNRCDADQAQLQVFVHGPKDKGTVYFWASNNEQKGWLIDRLELETKLHPNTRFLLKRPNYALVSNESDNESDDEDSEGLSEQSNEYVSEQQKPAPQSKEPLQETLPPLDIHNYPVQQRKQQEDKETIPIVQTTEGGLVE from the coding sequence ATGCCCACCATAAAGCTGTCGATTGGTTTACCCTCCCGGCGAACGTTTGGAAGCATTTGCATACTCGGCGCCCTGGCCTCCATTTCGGGCCTGGCCTATATGCGCTGGCGACATGAGAACCTAGTCCGTCGCACGGAGTACTACCAGATGGCCATCCAGCAGGTTCGTCAGCATAGCGGAGCCGTGGACCTCCTGGGCATGCCCATAAGGGAGACTGGCTTTAATCTGTCCAACGAGAAGAATCGCTGCGATGCGGACCAGGCCCAGTTGCAGGTCTTCGTGCATGGCCCCAAGGACAAGGGCACTGTCTACTTCTGGGCCTCCAACAATGAGCAAAAGGGCTGGCTAATCGATCGCCTCGAGCTCGAGACAAAGCTGCATCCCAACACACGCTTTCTCCTCAAGAGGCCGAACTATGCTCTGGTTAGCAACGAAAGCGATAATGAGTCTGATGACGAGGACTCTGAAGGGTTATCCGAGCAGTCCAATGAGTATGTTTCCGAGCAACAGAAGCCGGCTCCACAGAGCAAGGAACCACTCCAGGAAACCCTACCACCACTCGACATTCACAATTATCCGGTGCAACAACGGAAACAACAGGAGGACAAGGAGACAATCCCTATTGTCCAGACAACAGAAGGCGGACTTGTGGAGTAG